One genomic window of Elaeis guineensis isolate ETL-2024a chromosome 2, EG11, whole genome shotgun sequence includes the following:
- the LOC140855595 gene encoding uncharacterized protein isoform X2, with protein MRAATKASAVAKARHLLPQAPSSSLGLLSLPLQNPNPLPLLLLLLRRHLPPPFLLRWHLRPPRRVLLSEKTSSIRTDGEREKLRAAVSALADEFLVVPDHQEIAGVLDSCSADALFRRSPNGFASIELLSRLKSRPLLAL; from the coding sequence ATGCGCGCGGCAACGAAAGCCTCCGCCGTTGCGAAGGCCAGGCATCTCCTCCCACAAGCCCCCTCCTCTTCCCTTGgccttctctccctccctctccaaaACCCTAACCcactccccctcctcctcctcctcctccggcgccaTCTCCCTCCGCCGTTTCTCCTCCGATGGCATCTCCGACCTCCACGACGGGTCCTCCTCTCCGAGAAAACCTCCTCCATCCGTACCGACGGAGAGAGGGAAAAGCTCCGCGCCGCCGTCTCCGCCCTCGCCGACGAGTTCCTTGTTGTCCCCGACCACCAAGAAATCGCCGGCGTCCTCGACTCCTGTTCTGCCGACGCCCTCTTCCGCCGCTCCCCCAACGGTTTCGCCTCCATCGAGCTCCTCTCCCGCCTCAAGTCCCGCCCTCTCCTCGCCCTGTAG
- the LOC140855595 gene encoding uncharacterized protein isoform X1, which yields MRAATKASAVAKARHLLPQAPSSSLGLLSLPLQNPNPLPLLLLLLRRHLPPPFLLRWHLRPPRRVLLSEKTSSIRTDGEREKLRAAVSALADEFLVVPDHQEIAGVLDSCSADALFRRSPNGFASIELLSRLKSRPLLALSSSGEGSRWMLSLRWFRRSMPKLLSSPTGPRMWTLPPTSSPKPEVWACWRPPSTTP from the exons ATGCGCGCGGCAACGAAAGCCTCCGCCGTTGCGAAGGCCAGGCATCTCCTCCCACAAGCCCCCTCCTCTTCCCTTGgccttctctccctccctctccaaaACCCTAACCcactccccctcctcctcctcctcctccggcgccaTCTCCCTCCGCCGTTTCTCCTCCGATGGCATCTCCGACCTCCACGACGGGTCCTCCTCTCCGAGAAAACCTCCTCCATCCGTACCGACGGAGAGAGGGAAAAGCTCCGCGCCGCCGTCTCCGCCCTCGCCGACGAGTTCCTTGTTGTCCCCGACCACCAAGAAATCGCCGGCGTCCTCGACTCCTGTTCTGCCGACGCCCTCTTCCGCCGCTCCCCCAACGGTTTCGCCTCCATCGAGCTCCTCTCCCGCCTCAAGTCCCGCCCTCTCCTCGCCCT GTCTTCAAGTGGCGAAGGAAGCAGGTGGATGCTGAGTTTGCGATGGTTCCGGAGGAGTATGCCAAAGCTATTGTCCTCTCCGACCGGGCCAAGAATGTGGACCTTGCCGCCGACCTCTTCTCCGAAGCCGGAGGTGTGGGCCTGCTGGAGACCTCCCTCTACAACGCCCTAA